A genomic stretch from Thermonema lapsum includes:
- the msrA gene encoding peptide-methionine (S)-S-oxide reductase MsrA, giving the protein MTLFKSIPVYFLFLITGLACQQASTQQNNTSLSMSQTQQTKNLEIATFGGGCFWCIEAVFQRLKGVEKVVSGYAGGHKENPTYKEVCSGTTGHAEVCQIYYDPQQITYQELLEVFFTAHDPTTLNRQGADVGTQYRSIILYHNEQQKSIAAHFIQKLEESKIFNSPIVTELKPFTTFYPAEDYHQNYYNNNPTQPYCTFVVKPKVEKIKKLFSEKIKY; this is encoded by the coding sequence ATGACACTTTTCAAAAGCATTCCCGTTTATTTTTTATTTTTGATTACAGGGCTTGCCTGTCAACAAGCCTCCACACAACAAAACAACACTTCCTTGTCTATGAGTCAAACTCAACAAACAAAGAATTTGGAAATCGCCACTTTTGGTGGCGGCTGCTTCTGGTGCATAGAAGCCGTCTTTCAACGATTAAAAGGTGTAGAAAAAGTAGTGTCGGGTTATGCCGGCGGACACAAAGAGAACCCCACCTACAAAGAAGTGTGCAGTGGCACTACCGGGCATGCCGAAGTGTGCCAAATATATTACGACCCGCAACAAATCACCTATCAAGAACTGCTGGAAGTTTTCTTTACCGCTCATGACCCCACCACGCTCAACCGGCAGGGCGCCGACGTGGGCACTCAATACCGCTCCATCATCCTTTATCATAACGAGCAACAAAAATCAATAGCTGCACACTTCATACAGAAGTTGGAAGAAAGTAAAATATTCAACAGCCCAATAGTAACAGAGCTCAAACCCTTTACTACCTTCTATCCGGCAGAAGACTATCACCAAAACTATTACAACAACAATCCAACACAGCCCTATTGTACCTTTGTAGTAAAACCGAAGGTGGAAAAAATCAAAAAGCTATTTTCCGAAAAAATAAAGTATTAG
- a CDS encoding CPBP family intramembrane glutamic endopeptidase: MPVFDYAVAALTLGFIAYFFLSFSPSVIERWQAKGERAHAYYLVLYQRYVGVLCLGLLPAVGLLLLNHAPWTYGFRSSITLYDLQWIGGLTLLILPVNYFNARKPDNLAMYPQIRLKEWTTSVVLHNILSWAAYLLAYEWLFRGLFLMSAAAILPASTAVLLTTALYAIAHIPKGIKETIGAIPLGLLLGYLTLRTQNLWIAWGVHVVLALSNSFLSLYYHPDMRLKR; encoded by the coding sequence ATGCCTGTTTTTGATTATGCTGTAGCTGCTTTAACATTGGGTTTTATTGCTTACTTTTTTCTTAGCTTTTCGCCTTCGGTCATTGAGCGTTGGCAGGCAAAAGGTGAAAGAGCGCACGCTTACTATCTGGTATTGTATCAGCGCTATGTGGGTGTGTTGTGCTTGGGGCTGCTTCCGGCAGTAGGGCTTTTGCTGTTGAACCATGCGCCTTGGACCTACGGTTTTCGGTCTAGTATTACGCTTTATGACCTGCAATGGATAGGAGGACTAACCTTGCTTATCTTGCCTGTCAACTATTTCAATGCGCGCAAGCCCGACAACTTAGCCATGTATCCTCAAATAAGGCTAAAGGAATGGACCACGTCCGTGGTGCTGCACAACATACTCAGCTGGGCAGCTTATCTGTTGGCATATGAATGGCTATTCCGGGGGCTTTTCTTAATGAGTGCCGCGGCGATACTTCCGGCTTCTACAGCCGTTCTGCTTACTACTGCTTTGTATGCTATTGCCCATATTCCCAAAGGCATCAAAGAGACAATAGGGGCTATTCCTCTTGGTTTGCTTTTGGGCTATCTCACCCTTCGCACACAAAACCTTTGGATAGCATGGGGAGTGCATGTGGTGTTGGCATTGAGTAATTCTTTTCTTTCTTTGTATTATCACCCCGATATGCGCTTGAAACGATAA